A single window of Flavobacteriales bacterium DNA harbors:
- the bamD gene encoding outer membrane protein assembly factor BamD, whose translation MMLKNAFGRGLFLLYIVTALTACSKYQKILKSTDMNAKYDAALKYYNDHEYMRAQPLFEELLSAFRGSMKAEDVYYYYAYCHYATGDYLMAAHHFNNFLNSFPRSPKAEEIQYMYAYCIYLQTPISSLDQEYSRKAINEFQLFIDRYPESERVAQCNELIDKLRTKLERKAFDIAYLYYKTRDYKAAVVALKNVAKEYPGSEYEEETYFLVVKSSYLYASNSTERRKLERYKDALTEYRNFASRFPNSKFMKEAKSLEESIRKSMAEVKESKPETKPNNKV comes from the coding sequence ATGATGTTGAAAAATGCCTTTGGCCGGGGACTGTTCCTCCTCTATATAGTTACGGCGTTAACCGCCTGCAGCAAGTACCAGAAGATATTGAAAAGTACAGACATGAATGCCAAGTATGATGCGGCATTGAAGTACTATAACGACCATGAATACATGCGGGCCCAGCCGTTGTTCGAAGAACTGCTGAGTGCTTTCCGGGGTTCAATGAAAGCCGAAGACGTTTATTACTATTACGCATACTGTCATTATGCCACCGGAGATTACCTGATGGCGGCCCATCATTTCAACAACTTCCTGAATTCCTTTCCCCGCAGTCCAAAAGCGGAGGAGATCCAATACATGTATGCATACTGCATTTACCTGCAGACCCCCATATCCAGCCTGGACCAGGAATATTCACGAAAAGCCATCAATGAATTCCAGCTGTTCATAGACCGTTACCCGGAAAGTGAGCGGGTTGCACAATGCAATGAGCTGATTGATAAGTTGCGCACCAAGCTGGAAAGAAAAGCTTTCGACATCGCATACCTGTATTATAAAACAAGGGATTACAAGGCAGCTGTGGTTGCCTTGAAGAATGTGGCCAAAGAATACCCGGGGAGCGAATACGAGGAAGAAACCTATTTCCTGGTGGTAAAATCCAGCTACCTGTATGCCTCAAACAGTACGGAAAGAAGGAAATTGGAACGGTATAAGGATGCTTTGACAGAATATCGTAACTTTGCAAGTCGTTTCCCGAACAGCAAATTCATGAAGGAAGCCAAAAGCCTGGAGGAGAGTATCCGCAAGTCGATGGCAGAAGTCAAGGAAAGCAAGCCGGAAACAAAGCCTAATAACAAGGTGTAA